In Amphiprion ocellaris isolate individual 3 ecotype Okinawa chromosome 3, ASM2253959v1, whole genome shotgun sequence, one genomic interval encodes:
- the slc1a2b gene encoding excitatory amino acid transporter 2b: MYIALTSTPPEMNANSMPKQVEVRMHESHLEPIEARPQSKCAKICSKMFKNLLLTLTVLGVILGAVAGMLLRVASPIHPDIVMVIAFPGDILMRMLKMLILPLIISSLITGLAGLDAKSSGRLGTRAMVYYMSTTVIAAILGVILVLVIHPGNPKLKENLGEGEKNDDVSSLDAFFDLIRNLFPENLVQACFQQIQTVTKKVEVIVEEDVNATAVEGLVANITKEPQFIIKKSLQFKSGMNVLGLIGFFIAFGICMGKMGEKAKLMIDFFNILNEIVMKLVIMIMWYSPFGIACLICGKIISIKDLEVVARQLGMYMITVIIGLIIHGAIFLPSIYFVIVRKNPFTFFLGIFQAWITALGTASSAGTLPVTFRCLEENLGIDKRVTRFVLPVGATINMDGTALYEAVAAIFIAQMNGIHLDPGQIVTVSLTATLASVGAASIPSAGLVTMLLILTAVGLPTQDISLLVAVDWLLDRFRTSVNVVGDSYGAGIVYHMSKAELEELDAHMAKSDDIEMMTKTQSYYDDMKNHHENNSNQCVLTATATTTATATANNSVVVDECKVTSATNGSAAECTLVEEEPWKHE, translated from the exons ATGTATATAGCACTTACCTCAACTCCCCCAGAAATGAA TGCCAACAGTATGCCTAAACAAGTGGAGGTGAGGATGCATGAGAGTCACCTGGAGCCCATTGAGGCCAGGCCTCAGTCGAAATGTGCCAAAATCTGCTCCAAAATGTTCAAGAACCTTCTGCtcacactcaccgtcctcg GTGTGATCTTGGGAGCTGTAGCAGGGATGTTGCTTCGTGTCGCCTCCCCGATCCACCCAGATATTGTCATGGTGATTGCTTTTCCTGGAGACATCCTGATGAGGATGCTGAAGATGTTGATCCTGCCACTCATCATCTCCAGTTTAATCACAG GTCTGGCCGGTCTGGACGCCAAATCTAGCGGTCGCCTGGGCACCAGAGCTATGGTCTACTACATGTCCACCACTGTTATTGCTGCTATCCTGGGAGTCATCCTGGTGTTAGTTATCCACCCTGGCAACCCCAAACTGAAGGAGAATCTGGGCGAGGGCGAGAAAAATGATGACGTGTCCAGCTTGGATGCCTTCTTTGATTTGATCAGGAACCTGTTCCCAGAGAACCTGGTGCAGGCTTGTTTCCAACAG ATTCAGACGGTCACGAAGAAGGTGGAGGTGATCGTTGAAGAGGACGTCAATGCCACCGCCGTGGAGGGCCTGGTGGCTAACATTACCAAGGAGCCTCAGTTCATAATCAAAAAGTCACTGCAGTTCAAAAGTGGCATGAATGTTTTGG GTCTGATTGGTTTCTTTATTGCATTTGGCATCTGCATGGGCAAGATGGGAGAGAAGGCCAAACTCATGATTGATTTCTTCAATATCCTCAACGAGATTGTGATGAAACTTGTCATCATGATCATGTG GTATTCTCCCTTCGGTATCGCCTGTTTGATTTGTGGCAAGATCATCTCCATCAAGGACTTGGAGGTGGTGGCCAGGCAGCTGGGCATGTACATGATCACTGTGATTATTGGCCTCATCATCCACGGAGCAATCTTCCTGCCCAGCATTTACTTTGTTATCGTCAGGAAAAACCCCTTCACCTTCTTCCTGGGCATCTTCCAGGCCTGGATCACTGCACTGGGGACAGCCTCCAG TGCTGGCACGCTGCCTGTCACCTTCCGTTGTCTGGAGGAGAACTTGGGTATCGACAAAAGAGTCACTCGTTTTGTGCTCCCAGTCGGTGCCACCATCAACATGGATGGAACTGCTCTGTATGAGGCTGTGGCTGCCATCTTCATTGCCCAGATGAACGGCATCCACCTTGACCCTGGTCAGATTGTCACAGTCAG TCTGACAGCCACCTTGGCCAGTGTTGGGGCAGCCAGTATTCCCAGTGCCGGTCTGGTGACTATGCTGCTGATCCTGACTGCTGTCGGCCTGCCAACCCAAGACATCAGTCTGCTGGTTGCTGTCGACTGGCTGCT GGATCGATTCAGGACCTCGGTGAATGTGGTGGGTGACTCCTACGGTGCAGGCATCGTGTACCACATGTCCAAGGCGGAGCTGGAAGAGCTGGACGCTCACATGGCTAAATCTGACGACATTGAAATGATGACGAAGACCCAGTCTTATTACGATGACATGAAGAACCACCACGAAAACAATTCCAACCAGTGCGTCTTAACCGCTACCGCTACCACAACTGCCACCGCCACTGCTAACAATTCTGTCGTAGTAGATGAATGCAAG